From the genome of Silurus meridionalis isolate SWU-2019-XX chromosome 20, ASM1480568v1, whole genome shotgun sequence, one region includes:
- the tmem275a gene encoding transmembrane protein 275, whose amino-acid sequence MVCTERTSGTSVPKKEPQAHHKRKSRPQGLPSPALCCACGLCIMLAGINITLVGAFAFTTLMPSGNPPIIIGPVLLLIAFTFFAACCVCSRMPPPHSSRRAKSGNAGFMRHHGAAFEIETANTPFRTRLPSSSAPPTRPACLTAQDQTGILT is encoded by the coding sequence ATGGTGTGTACCGAGCGAACCTCTGGGACCTCGGTGCCCAAAAAGGAGCCTCAGGCCCATCATAAACGCAAATCCCGCCCTCAAGGTCTTCCGTCACCAGCGCTATGCTGCGCATGTGGTTTGTGCATCATGCTGGCGGGAATCAACATCACCCTAGTGGGTGCCTTTGCCTTTACAACTCTCATGCCCTCTGGTAACCCTCCCATCATCATCGGACCCGTTCTTCTGCTCATCGCCTTCACCTTCTTCGCCGCTTGCTGCGTGTGCAGCCGCATGCCTCCTCCGCATAGCTCGCGACGAGCCAAATCCGGGAATGCGGGCTTCATGAGGCACCACGGGGCGGCGTTCGAGATCGAAACAGCGAACACACCATTCAGGACACGACTGCCGTCCAGCTCAGCCCCACCAACTCGCCCAGCCTGTCTCACAGCTCAGGATCAGACCGGGATCCTAACGTGA